The following is a genomic window from bacterium.
GCTTTCCGAGCTCGTCCGCGAGCTCATCGCCGCCCGCGCGCCCCGGATCGAGGGGGAGCCGTTGCCCTGCGGGAACGGTTTGACCGGATGGAGCCACCGGGCTGTGAGGTCTGCGGCCGGGCACTCGACCCCGGAAAGGGCGGAGGCACCGTGACCTTCGCCAACTACGAACCTCTGCCCGACGGGATGACCGGCCACCCGAAGGGCTGTCTCTGGCTCTGCAAGCGCCACATCGCCGCAGCTCGGAAGCTCAGCGACCGGCCTTCTGGCACCGCCCTCAAGACACTCAGACGACGGTATTGGATCTCCGGGCTCAGGGGCTTGCTCAGATAGGCCGGAATCGTCCTTCCCAGGAGCAGCAAACGGTCGGTCGATCAGTCGCCGACGCAGTACAAGTGCTGGCCTGTTCGGACGAGGAGGCACTCTTCGACCAGGGCGGTCGCGTAGACGGTCGGGTCTCCGTAGGCAAAGATCTGATGCAGCTGCGCTTCCGGCATCTTGGCCAGCTCCGCTTCTTCTCCCTCCTTGGGTGGGGCCTCCCCCGGCGGAACCTGGTTGGCCGCCCGTTGGCGCCTGGCCGCGGCGGCGGCCGCCTGCATCTGCTCTTCGTCCCAGAGTTGGTTTCTCGCCACCTCGTCGAACGTGCGGCCGGGACGCAGGACGAGCGTCTCACCGTTCTTCATCACGAAATAGACCAGGGACTCGCCCTCGGCGGTCCGGACCCCGATCGCCGAGGCCCAGCAAGCCCCGCCGATGCGTTGCCGAAACAACTCCTCGCCGGTTTCGGCATCCAGGCAATACAAGATGCCCGCCTTGGTGACGTAATACACATAGCCCGCAAAAGCCAGGGGAGTCGAGTAGTAGGAGCTGGCTCGCCGCGCCCCCCAACGAACCTCGTGGGTCGGTCGATCGCCTTTCTTCTTCAGGTCGATGCGACAGTTCGCGGCCGCGGCATCGGTCCCGCCATGCGCCAGTTCGGTCGAGCCGACGAAGACCGAGCTGCCGACGACCGAAGCCGATGGGATGCGGTTCCCCTGTAAGCCCTCGATCTGCCAAAGCAGCTCGCCCGATCGGGCCGAATAGGCATCCACCGTATCCGAGGAGCTCGCGATGACGATCTCGCGGCCTTCGAGCGTCGCGATCGCGGGGGACGACCATGACGGGACTCGGCTGCCGCGATCGGCCTTCCAGGCCACGCTCCCGTCCGCCTTGCGCAGAGCGACGAGATACGACGGACCGTGGTGGTCGACGAGAACGAAGACTAGTTCCTTCGTCTGGGCGAGCGAGCTGGCCGTCGCGCGATCGTTCTCCGCCCGAGGGAACCTTTCGAACAACGGCACGCTCCAGATCGTCTTGCCCTCGTGGTCCATGGCCGCCACGTCGCCGCCGGGGAAGAACGAC
Proteins encoded in this region:
- a CDS encoding PQQ-like beta-propeller repeat protein, whose amino-acid sequence is MAFVLLLGLLAPQLRGDANWPSFRNDGSGTIAVTKAPIRWAPDQNISWRAAIPGYGQSAPVVWGGRVFLTSSDGPWQERGFVHAYELETGKKLWSTEVPATTRVESYFRNSRAAPTSVADADVVVSFFPGGDVAAMDHEGKTIWSVPLFERFPRAENDRATASSLAQTKELVFVLVDHHGPSYLVALRKADGSVAWKADRGSRVPSWSSPAIATLEGREIVIASSSDTVDAYSARSGELLWQIEGLQGNRIPSASVVGSSVFVGSTELAHGGTDAAAANCRIDLKKKGDRPTHEVRWGARRASSYYSTPLAFAGYVYYVTKAGILYCLDAETGEELFRQRIGGACWASAIGVRTAEGESLVYFVMKNGETLVLRPGRTFDEVARNQLWDEEQMQAAAAAARRQRAANQVPPGEAPPKEGEEAELAKMPEAQLHQIFAYGDPTVYATALVEECLLVRTGQHLYCVGD